The following are from one region of the Stigmatella ashevillena genome:
- a CDS encoding SBBP repeat-containing protein, protein MKMRALDWLVCVCVTVGSSAGAEPPAVSSSGVSTQMVPTGIGDTLNWLQQIGGFDQDQGQAIAATDEGSYTVGQANSSFDGKTPFGQNDFILIKHDAAGAKRWSKQYGTAAQDYGMGVATYMGTTPHQVYLAGYTAGAFGGANQGMMDAVLLRVDPASGEPVWSRQFGSTATELVMAVTTDKNGAIYVTGHTMGSIHGQTNAGGFDMFLTKYNSAGTWLWTRQLGTPSMEQVRGVATDANDNVYVAGHTDGSLNGTNAGGTDLFLAKYNSAGTLSWVKQMGTNQPDSIYGVATSRRLDNTVDVYVVGYTGASFDGQPHMGGLDAIVVKFAADGTRVWSRQMGSAGNDMAQAIASDGGANVYITGRTNYDLETNTPANSDNIFMMKYDAAGAKVVTRQLGSVNALDPTKVMESGNGIAADINDRVYIAGFTEGEFTNPVTMNGGEKDVLVMQYKDGCQVNTPGECGISYGWGDPHLGTFDGLAYDFQGVGEFILVESIRGTPLTVQARMSPWNGSNDVSVMTALATLVGTSRVGFYLGTTPQVKVNGAVVSLAVGNTVPLSGGGRLRRKDASSYVVYYPGHDRLIVTLNNGYIDVNFALPTSRQGALRGLLGNFNGKNNDDLALRTGAVLTQPLTFAQLYTSSSSLAASWRIKKEESLFDYGENEETGTFTDVNFPWSPITVADLTPAQQELGLAACRERKVKTAAFLDRCILDVGLTGEKGFAVTAAQLEGQVLTQRGGDLPSQNLSGTRVYFANFQSEEPRYEWSEWRWGKSPNAEKFFLGEFGNGTVDLALTKLPAHSTVVVSFDLVLAGTWDGDGSAGPHAWGLAVDGKAQLETTFSNTNSKQSYPSRGSLPGTGADALNTLGYGKGDSLYRLKFTLSHKSSELKLNFFARGLKEETWGLDNVEVLVY, encoded by the coding sequence ATGAAGATGCGTGCATTGGATTGGTTGGTGTGTGTCTGTGTCACCGTTGGTTCGTCCGCGGGCGCCGAGCCCCCTGCGGTGTCGTCCTCCGGTGTGTCGACCCAGATGGTGCCCACGGGCATCGGGGATACCCTGAACTGGCTCCAACAGATCGGAGGCTTCGACCAGGACCAGGGCCAGGCCATCGCGGCGACGGACGAGGGCTCTTACACGGTGGGCCAGGCCAACAGCAGCTTCGACGGCAAAACCCCGTTCGGCCAGAACGACTTCATCCTCATCAAGCACGACGCCGCTGGGGCCAAGCGCTGGTCCAAGCAGTACGGCACGGCCGCCCAGGACTATGGGATGGGCGTTGCCACGTACATGGGGACAACGCCGCATCAAGTCTACCTGGCGGGCTATACCGCTGGTGCATTCGGGGGGGCAAACCAAGGGATGATGGACGCGGTCCTGCTGCGGGTGGACCCGGCCTCCGGTGAACCCGTCTGGTCGCGCCAGTTCGGCTCGACGGCCACAGAGCTGGTCATGGCGGTGACGACCGACAAGAACGGTGCCATCTACGTCACGGGCCACACCATGGGCTCCATCCACGGCCAGACGAATGCCGGCGGCTTCGACATGTTCCTGACCAAGTACAACTCGGCGGGGACCTGGCTGTGGACCCGGCAGTTGGGGACGCCCAGCATGGAGCAGGTGCGAGGGGTGGCCACGGATGCCAACGACAACGTCTACGTCGCGGGGCACACCGATGGGAGTCTGAACGGAACGAACGCGGGGGGCACGGACCTGTTCCTGGCCAAGTACAACTCCGCGGGAACCCTCTCGTGGGTCAAGCAGATGGGCACGAATCAGCCGGACTCCATCTATGGGGTGGCCACTTCGCGCCGACTCGACAATACCGTTGACGTGTATGTCGTGGGATACACCGGGGCCTCCTTCGATGGGCAGCCCCACATGGGCGGGCTCGATGCCATCGTGGTGAAGTTCGCCGCGGACGGCACCCGGGTGTGGTCGAGGCAGATGGGCAGCGCGGGCAATGACATGGCGCAGGCCATCGCCTCCGACGGCGGGGCCAACGTCTACATCACGGGCCGCACCAATTACGATCTCGAGACCAATACCCCCGCGAACAGCGACAACATCTTCATGATGAAGTACGACGCGGCCGGCGCGAAGGTCGTGACGCGGCAGCTCGGCTCGGTCAATGCGCTGGACCCCACCAAGGTGATGGAGAGCGGCAACGGCATCGCCGCCGACATCAACGACCGGGTCTACATCGCGGGTTTCACCGAAGGGGAGTTCACCAACCCGGTGACGATGAACGGAGGAGAGAAGGACGTCCTGGTGATGCAATACAAGGATGGCTGCCAGGTGAACACCCCGGGCGAGTGCGGCATCTCCTACGGATGGGGCGACCCGCACCTGGGGACCTTCGACGGGCTGGCCTACGACTTCCAGGGTGTCGGCGAGTTCATCCTCGTCGAGAGCATCCGGGGTACCCCGCTCACGGTCCAGGCGCGGATGAGCCCCTGGAACGGGAGCAATGACGTCAGCGTGATGACGGCGTTGGCGACCCTGGTGGGGACCAGCCGCGTGGGCTTCTACCTGGGCACCACCCCGCAGGTGAAGGTCAACGGGGCCGTCGTCTCCTTGGCCGTCGGCAACACGGTCCCCCTGTCTGGCGGGGGGCGCCTGCGCCGCAAGGATGCATCGTCCTATGTCGTCTACTACCCGGGCCACGACCGGCTGATCGTCACCCTGAACAACGGGTACATCGACGTCAACTTCGCGCTGCCCACCTCCCGTCAGGGGGCCCTGCGCGGATTGCTCGGCAACTTCAACGGGAAGAACAACGATGATCTCGCCCTTCGCACCGGGGCGGTTCTCACGCAGCCGCTGACCTTCGCGCAGCTGTACACCAGCTCCTCGAGCCTGGCGGCCAGTTGGCGCATCAAGAAGGAGGAGTCGCTGTTCGACTACGGGGAGAACGAGGAGACTGGGACGTTCACGGACGTGAACTTCCCCTGGTCGCCCATCACCGTGGCCGATCTCACCCCGGCCCAGCAGGAGCTGGGGCTGGCCGCGTGCCGTGAGCGCAAGGTCAAGACCGCCGCCTTCCTCGATCGGTGCATCCTGGATGTCGGGTTGACGGGTGAGAAGGGTTTCGCCGTGACGGCTGCCCAGCTCGAAGGGCAGGTCCTCACCCAACGGGGCGGTGATCTTCCGTCCCAGAATCTGAGCGGAACGCGGGTGTACTTCGCCAACTTCCAGAGCGAAGAGCCGCGGTATGAGTGGAGCGAGTGGCGCTGGGGCAAGTCCCCCAATGCCGAGAAGTTCTTCCTCGGTGAGTTTGGCAATGGCACCGTCGACCTGGCCCTGACCAAGCTGCCCGCGCACAGCACCGTCGTCGTGAGCTTTGATCTGGTCCTGGCCGGGACGTGGGATGGCGATGGTTCGGCCGGACCGCATGCCTGGGGCCTGGCCGTCGATGGCAAGGCCCAACTGGAAACCACGTTCTCGAACACGAACAGCAAGCAGTCGTATCCCTCCCGGGGCAGCCTGCCGGGAACGGGCGCCGACGCTCTCAATACGCTGGGCTACGGCAAAGGCGACTCGCTCTACCGGCTGAAGTTCACGCTCTCGCACAAGAGCTCGGAGCTGAAGCTGAACTTCTTCGCCCGCGGGCTGAAGGAGGAGACGTGGGGCTTGGATAACGTCGAGGTGCTGGTCTACTAG
- a CDS encoding S8 family peptidase encodes MRAMRQVVFIGSALALSACGGNELDGQELAGLGQTEAPLRMAPPGQGIPEQYIVVMKKGTSLQATLASASIAPMHTYGVINGFAAPLSQEQLAAVRSDPAVAFVEQDQVVHADVTQRGATWGLDRIDQRALPLSTTYAYGQPAFGVNAYIIDTGVTPTHPDFNGRAASVFNSTGDGNANDCNGHGTHVAGTIGGTTWGVAKGVYLYGVKVLGCSGSGSYAGVIAGVDWVRTNGTKPAVANMSLGGGFSQAVNDAVNNLANSGIFVAVAAGNSNADACTFSPASAAAATTAAASESNDARAYYSNYGPCIDVYAPGSGITSDWLNGGTNTISGTSMASPHIAGVAALYKGNFGDDSSAAIDQWIKANATPNAITGNPAGTPNLLLYKGAL; translated from the coding sequence ATGCGTGCAATGCGTCAGGTGGTGTTTATTGGTTCTGCGCTCGCTCTCTCCGCCTGCGGCGGCAATGAGCTGGATGGCCAGGAGTTGGCCGGGCTGGGGCAGACCGAGGCTCCGCTGCGGATGGCTCCTCCGGGCCAAGGCATTCCGGAGCAGTACATTGTCGTGATGAAGAAGGGCACTTCCCTGCAAGCCACGCTGGCGTCCGCCAGCATCGCGCCGATGCACACCTATGGGGTGATCAACGGCTTTGCGGCGCCGCTGAGCCAGGAGCAGCTTGCGGCGGTGCGCAGCGATCCCGCCGTCGCGTTCGTCGAGCAGGACCAGGTGGTGCATGCCGACGTCACCCAGCGTGGCGCGACGTGGGGCCTGGACCGCATTGACCAGCGCGCCCTGCCGCTGAGCACCACCTATGCCTATGGCCAGCCCGCCTTCGGCGTCAACGCCTACATCATCGACACGGGCGTCACGCCGACCCACCCCGACTTCAACGGGCGCGCGGCGAGCGTGTTCAACTCCACGGGGGATGGGAATGCCAATGACTGCAATGGTCACGGCACTCACGTGGCGGGCACCATCGGTGGGACCACCTGGGGCGTGGCCAAGGGCGTATACCTCTACGGCGTGAAGGTGCTGGGCTGCAGCGGCTCGGGCTCCTACGCGGGCGTCATCGCGGGCGTGGACTGGGTGCGGACCAATGGCACCAAGCCGGCCGTGGCCAACATGAGCCTGGGCGGCGGGTTCTCCCAGGCGGTGAACGACGCGGTGAACAACCTGGCCAACTCGGGCATCTTCGTCGCGGTGGCCGCGGGCAACAGCAACGCGGATGCCTGCACTTTCTCGCCGGCCAGCGCGGCGGCCGCCACCACGGCGGCTGCCTCGGAGAGCAACGACGCGCGCGCCTACTACTCCAACTACGGGCCCTGCATCGACGTGTACGCCCCGGGCTCGGGCATCACGTCGGATTGGCTCAACGGTGGCACCAACACCATCAGCGGCACTTCGATGGCCTCCCCGCATATCGCGGGCGTGGCGGCGCTCTACAAGGGCAACTTCGGCGATGACTCCTCGGCCGCCATCGACCAGTGGATCAAGGCCAATGCCACCCCGAACGCCATCACGGGCAACCCCGCGGGCACGCCGAACCTGCTGCTCTACAAGGGCGCTCTGTAA
- a CDS encoding PPC domain-containing protein — MRIALCAVAVLTGCVFVPVEAQAQFGQCGMDAISQADAANRVEWARRCALNKLATVQGFSVTDGPNPMIDYQEVDPLTNPSGQNAFHGDIANFEINGTYAYALFYSMPSTQVMDAYGFYQWTSANRRPNPYYPLFGTTPTPGVGSQLYPHPQLKDCNLYTDRSGYNAAPTFHVNMYCNSTAAALANGAPVTGLSQGAGGEKHFTVAIPEGSVGLSISLSGGAGNADLYIKRGAVPTESSYDCASRSSGNYDACYVAAAEGTYYVLVKGVTAYSNLSVVAYWNALSRYSPVSNLYAGLGTEKSYTFYVPGNASSATFSLSGGTGDADLYVRYGAPPTQTEYSCRPYIGGNTETCTFSYPSAGTYHVMVRAWSRYSGVTLSASYVEMAQEPPSCLKQAVCPANMACPIPVPCLAEEEEASAPQSVLY; from the coding sequence ATGCGGATCGCGCTTTGCGCCGTGGCTGTTCTGACTGGGTGCGTCTTTGTTCCCGTGGAGGCCCAGGCCCAGTTCGGACAGTGCGGGATGGATGCCATCAGCCAAGCGGATGCGGCAAACCGGGTCGAGTGGGCGCGGCGGTGCGCGCTGAACAAGCTGGCCACCGTGCAGGGGTTTTCCGTCACCGACGGCCCCAACCCGATGATCGATTACCAGGAGGTGGACCCTCTGACCAATCCCTCCGGCCAGAACGCCTTCCACGGGGACATCGCAAACTTTGAGATCAACGGAACCTACGCGTATGCGCTCTTCTACAGCATGCCTTCCACGCAGGTGATGGACGCCTATGGCTTCTACCAGTGGACCTCGGCGAACAGGCGGCCCAACCCGTACTACCCGCTCTTTGGCACGACGCCCACGCCCGGCGTGGGCAGCCAGCTCTACCCCCATCCCCAGCTGAAGGACTGCAACCTCTATACGGACCGGAGCGGGTACAATGCGGCGCCGACATTCCATGTGAACATGTACTGCAACTCGACCGCCGCGGCCCTCGCCAATGGGGCTCCGGTCACCGGACTGAGCCAGGGCGCCGGGGGCGAGAAGCACTTCACGGTGGCCATTCCCGAGGGCTCGGTGGGTCTGTCCATCTCCTTGAGTGGGGGGGCAGGGAACGCGGACCTGTACATCAAGCGCGGTGCCGTGCCGACAGAGTCCTCCTACGACTGTGCTTCGCGCTCCAGTGGCAACTATGACGCGTGCTACGTCGCGGCCGCCGAGGGCACCTACTACGTGCTGGTGAAGGGCGTGACGGCCTACTCCAACCTCTCGGTGGTGGCGTACTGGAATGCGCTCTCGCGCTACAGCCCCGTTTCCAACCTCTATGCGGGCTTGGGGACCGAGAAGTCCTACACCTTCTATGTTCCCGGAAATGCCTCCAGCGCCACGTTCAGCCTCTCGGGCGGCACAGGAGACGCGGATCTCTACGTCCGCTACGGTGCTCCGCCCACCCAGACGGAGTACAGCTGCCGCCCCTACATTGGCGGCAATACCGAGACATGCACGTTCTCCTACCCCAGCGCCGGGACCTATCACGTCATGGTCCGGGCCTGGAGCAGGTACTCCGGCGTGACGCTCTCCGCCAGCTACGTCGAGATGGCGCAGGAGCCTCCCAGCTGTCTGAAGCAAGCGGTGTGTCCCGCCAACATGGCCTGCCCCATTCCCGTGCCGTGCCTCGCAGAGGAGGAGGAGGCGTCTGCCCCCCAATCCGTTCTTTATTAA
- a CDS encoding HEAT repeat domain-containing protein, translated as MPGMRFRLKGEWQVGLVSAHENRVEARVHLRLASFSANVEGQERLAPDAERILSAGLETPFFLTLDKSGAVKVVHFERDIDGLAQGLLRSIVASTQFVTAGGLGASWQTEESDSTGQYLAAYRRLAPARFEKTKRHYSHLASAQGLVPIEPGIRLQVRSVTTAELAEDLWVRSLEGNELLEAELGTGMPTASTTLTVTLRLLGRSEDPSLLGALAARQAVLISQPLGSFAGQAQDPMTHHRQILGNRRFEDIIQDLRSLPKDGKDRDDARTAALERLRALFVLQPAEALKVSDILRSGLEPSAASPLIGALSAASTPEALQTLSRTIEDATLAPPVRTDAVAALGMAESPSQEGVDTLWRTTRDGAPELRDTAALALGNAAMNLQDEDPRRADALVGELISAYRSATTPEQQALVLQALGNTHSASAHPLLLEGLRSPSPIVRSAAVVSLRFSSEPSTDRLLSEVLVADPASEVRKSAVFACSFRPLPPLLVGLQRALQSDPADAVRAEIVFLLGRNRAALPQVDALLTWSSQNDRSADVRQAAMSFLRPSAQPLPPSP; from the coding sequence ATGCCAGGCATGCGGTTCCGGCTGAAGGGCGAGTGGCAGGTAGGTCTCGTCTCCGCGCACGAGAACCGAGTCGAGGCCCGTGTCCACCTTCGCCTGGCCTCGTTCTCCGCGAATGTGGAGGGCCAGGAGCGGCTGGCCCCCGATGCCGAGCGCATCCTCTCGGCGGGCCTGGAAACCCCCTTCTTCCTCACGCTGGACAAGAGCGGCGCGGTCAAGGTTGTCCACTTCGAGCGGGACATCGATGGCCTGGCACAAGGGCTCCTGCGCTCCATCGTGGCCTCCACCCAATTCGTCACGGCGGGCGGGCTGGGCGCCTCCTGGCAGACAGAAGAATCCGACTCCACGGGCCAATACCTGGCCGCCTACCGCCGCCTGGCCCCCGCCCGCTTCGAGAAGACCAAACGCCACTATTCCCATCTGGCGTCGGCACAAGGGCTGGTGCCGATCGAGCCAGGCATCCGCCTCCAGGTGCGCTCGGTCACCACCGCTGAGCTGGCGGAAGATCTCTGGGTCCGCTCCCTGGAGGGAAACGAGCTGCTGGAGGCCGAGTTGGGCACGGGGATGCCCACCGCCTCCACCACCCTTACCGTGACGCTGCGCCTGCTGGGGCGCAGCGAGGACCCCTCGCTCCTGGGCGCACTGGCCGCGCGGCAGGCAGTGCTCATCTCTCAGCCACTGGGCAGCTTCGCGGGGCAGGCACAGGACCCCATGACCCACCACCGGCAGATCCTGGGAAACAGGCGCTTCGAGGACATCATCCAGGACTTGCGCTCGCTGCCCAAGGACGGAAAGGACCGGGATGACGCGCGCACGGCGGCGCTCGAGCGGCTGCGTGCGCTCTTCGTGCTCCAGCCCGCAGAGGCGCTCAAGGTCTCCGATATTCTGCGCTCGGGCCTGGAGCCGAGCGCGGCCAGCCCCTTGATTGGCGCGCTGTCGGCAGCCAGCACCCCCGAGGCCCTCCAAACCCTGTCGCGCACCATCGAGGACGCCACCCTGGCCCCTCCCGTCCGCACAGATGCCGTGGCCGCCCTGGGCATGGCCGAGTCTCCCTCTCAAGAGGGCGTGGACACGCTGTGGCGCACCACCCGGGACGGCGCCCCGGAGCTGCGCGACACGGCGGCGTTGGCCCTCGGCAACGCGGCCATGAACTTGCAAGACGAGGACCCCCGCCGCGCGGACGCCTTGGTGGGTGAGCTGATCAGTGCCTATCGCTCGGCAACGACTCCCGAGCAGCAAGCCCTGGTGCTGCAAGCCCTGGGCAATACCCATTCCGCCAGCGCGCACCCCCTCTTGCTGGAAGGACTCCGCTCTCCCAGCCCCATCGTCCGCTCGGCGGCCGTCGTCTCGCTGCGTTTCTCTTCAGAGCCCTCCACCGACCGGCTCCTGAGTGAGGTGCTCGTCGCCGACCCCGCCTCCGAGGTCCGCAAGAGCGCGGTCTTTGCTTGCAGTTTCCGCCCCCTCCCGCCCCTGCTCGTGGGGCTCCAGCGCGCGTTGCAAAGCGATCCAGCGGACGCCGTGCGCGCGGAGATTGTCTTCTTGCTCGGGAGAAACCGCGCCGCCCTGCCTCAGGTGGATGCCCTGCTCACCTGGTCCAGCCAGAACGATCGCAGCGCGGACGTCCGGCAGGCCGCGATGTCCTTTCTTCGCCCTTCCGCGCAACCTCTTCCTCCTTCCCCCTGA
- a CDS encoding Hint domain-containing protein: MNKIQILGAMAVVAGVSLVSTEAEAQPILLQRCSADNLNPAQALARIEWARKCALTQRVGSPGAGFDTGIPAANGGGNLIEYIETDSATNPSGKNAFSGPAYGFEVNYANVNTAFLSGATSQSPDPDGFLKWTRPATRARPRPLYPTFGTTANLADANNSQLIPSTTSCQVLNGGAPAATFYVNGYCEASCYSGDQNLLFEGGEMPILDAVNSRREDLVTLSPDSTLDNVRLAKNKTYGYTVETRDTTHELFALSTASGGTLRVTDEHPLINGEGRMVQAKTLKIGDELVRADGSRDPIVSIERVKHFGKVYNIRPVSEDLVSNVLVAQGFLVGSSRFQNDDVSYINRVILYSDVPHIP; encoded by the coding sequence ATGAACAAGATTCAAATCCTGGGTGCCATGGCCGTTGTCGCCGGCGTATCGCTGGTTTCCACGGAGGCTGAGGCGCAGCCAATCCTTCTCCAGCGCTGCAGCGCGGACAACCTGAACCCTGCCCAAGCGCTTGCACGCATCGAGTGGGCTCGCAAGTGCGCGCTCACGCAGCGTGTCGGCAGCCCGGGCGCCGGGTTCGACACGGGGATCCCGGCCGCGAACGGCGGGGGCAACCTCATCGAGTACATCGAGACCGACTCGGCCACCAACCCCAGCGGCAAGAACGCGTTCTCGGGGCCTGCCTATGGCTTCGAGGTCAACTACGCCAACGTCAACACCGCCTTCCTGAGCGGTGCCACCAGCCAGAGCCCGGATCCGGACGGCTTCCTGAAGTGGACGCGCCCCGCCACCCGCGCGCGCCCCCGTCCGCTGTACCCCACCTTCGGGACCACCGCCAACCTGGCGGACGCGAACAACTCCCAGCTCATTCCCAGCACCACCAGCTGCCAGGTCCTGAACGGCGGGGCCCCGGCCGCGACCTTCTACGTGAACGGCTACTGCGAGGCGAGCTGCTACTCGGGTGACCAGAATCTCCTGTTCGAGGGCGGCGAGATGCCCATCCTCGACGCGGTGAACTCGCGCCGCGAGGACCTGGTGACCCTGTCGCCGGACTCCACCCTGGACAACGTCCGGCTGGCCAAGAACAAGACCTACGGCTACACCGTGGAGACGCGCGACACCACGCACGAGCTCTTCGCCCTCTCCACCGCATCCGGTGGCACGCTGCGCGTGACGGATGAGCACCCGCTCATCAACGGCGAAGGCCGCATGGTGCAGGCGAAGACGCTCAAGATCGGTGACGAGCTGGTGCGGGCGGATGGAAGCCGCGACCCCATCGTGAGCATCGAGCGGGTCAAGCACTTCGGCAAGGTGTACAACATCCGCCCGGTGAGCGAGGACCTGGTCTCCAACGTCCTGGTGGCCCAGGGCTTCCTTGTCGGCTCCTCGCGGTTCCAGAACGATGACGTGAGCTACATCAACCGCGTCATCCTCTACAGCGACGTGCCGCACATCCCGTAG
- a CDS encoding SBBP repeat-containing protein: MSVFISFRNLLAATTVGTLAVGCSPEDLPQTPTRNGFEWATQGWDLIGTNFGTGQSDEATDLWVNPFTGAVYVSGYENGSLGQSSVEPAGSADGLIISFSSNLVQDKILKFNSLDGKAEVIEAISAKPVQGQDQFDLYFAGRTTGKFNSSTPNAGQFDTFVGWTNRRLSSQKIFQFGTERPQHPRRLALDGAGGIVVSGYDDIYVPTNYVEAWEDPFVMKLQRTNDTLTAAAGWPVQFSTVYTDLLPGMAMKAEVNAPIYVTGANAAGNGRGMFVKKIRPDGFIEWTAQQSPISLDMGAALHVLPDNTVLFAGSSYADFGQGTIGEQDVVVRRLSPDNGGQPLWTRTYGTTSSEWVTDLTVDTNGNIYVVGQTLGSFDPNIPPNQEESDIFLLKLAPDGSSPQYFQIGSPGDDYPSSVAVNANGDIYVAGYTTGTLFTGKPHKGGRDGFVFRVTPPGFGTGSF, translated from the coding sequence ATGTCCGTCTTCATCTCCTTCAGAAACCTCCTGGCTGCCACCACGGTGGGCACGCTGGCGGTCGGCTGTAGCCCCGAGGATCTCCCTCAAACCCCCACCCGCAACGGCTTCGAATGGGCCACCCAGGGCTGGGATCTCATCGGCACCAACTTCGGAACGGGCCAGAGCGATGAGGCCACGGACCTCTGGGTCAACCCCTTCACGGGCGCTGTCTATGTCTCAGGTTACGAGAACGGCTCGTTGGGACAGTCCTCGGTCGAACCCGCAGGCAGCGCGGACGGCCTGATCATCTCTTTCTCCTCGAACCTGGTCCAGGACAAGATCCTCAAGTTCAACAGCCTCGATGGGAAGGCGGAGGTCATCGAGGCGATCAGCGCCAAGCCCGTTCAAGGACAGGATCAGTTTGATCTGTACTTCGCGGGGCGGACCACGGGCAAATTCAACAGCTCGACCCCCAACGCCGGCCAGTTCGACACCTTCGTGGGCTGGACCAACCGCAGGCTCAGCTCGCAGAAAATCTTCCAGTTTGGCACGGAGCGTCCACAGCACCCGCGGCGGCTGGCGCTCGATGGCGCGGGAGGGATCGTCGTCTCCGGGTACGACGATATCTACGTCCCCACCAACTACGTGGAGGCTTGGGAAGATCCGTTCGTCATGAAGTTGCAGCGCACGAACGACACCCTGACCGCGGCCGCCGGGTGGCCGGTCCAGTTCTCCACCGTCTACACAGACTTGCTGCCTGGCATGGCGATGAAGGCCGAAGTGAATGCTCCCATCTATGTCACGGGAGCCAACGCCGCCGGCAACGGCCGCGGCATGTTCGTGAAGAAGATCCGGCCCGACGGCTTCATCGAATGGACTGCCCAGCAGTCTCCCATTTCCCTGGACATGGGGGCGGCGCTCCATGTGCTGCCAGACAACACCGTGCTCTTCGCCGGCTCCAGCTATGCGGACTTCGGGCAGGGCACCATCGGCGAGCAAGACGTGGTGGTGCGTCGGCTGAGTCCGGACAACGGCGGGCAGCCGCTCTGGACCAGGACGTATGGCACCACAAGCTCCGAGTGGGTCACGGACCTGACCGTCGACACGAACGGCAACATCTACGTGGTCGGCCAGACGCTGGGCTCGTTTGATCCCAACATCCCGCCCAACCAGGAGGAGAGCGACATCTTCCTGCTCAAGCTGGCGCCCGATGGAAGCTCGCCGCAGTACTTCCAGATCGGCTCACCGGGAGACGACTACCCCTCCTCCGTCGCGGTGAATGCGAACGGCGACATCTACGTGGCGGGCTACACCACGGGCACTCTCTTCACGGGCAAGCCGCACAAGGGAGGCCGCGATGGCTTCGTGTTCCGCGTGACGCCTCCTGGATTCGGAACGGGCTCCTTCTAG
- a CDS encoding Hint domain-containing protein, producing MKGLFGACATLFAAGFLLPGLAEAQPILQQRCNADSLDPAQAERRLAWARRCGLLTHVGSTGNWFDTYVPSANNAGTLKDYAEDNINYNGAGQNTYTGQSDIFEINSSLVSKLYQSGPTSQFTDGDGFFRWERPLARKKARPLYPTFGNMGDIYNPNNKQLFPHPSQVVDGSPLNCNFYLNQAGTLSAAGNNFFVNGYCEASCYTPEQKIRFPEGDVAIVEAVAGMKKNVVTLTPESSLDAIALQTNKTYSYTAEFRDTEHPIVNLLMASGGKLTVTKEHPLINSEGRLVAAQTVKVGDELVKVDGSFDPVVRVEHTTHFGKVYNLRPDTDDRVSNILVAEGYLVGSSLFQNDEVGYVNRIILNRQVVPESLIP from the coding sequence ATGAAGGGTTTGTTCGGGGCATGCGCCACTTTGTTCGCAGCCGGTTTTCTGCTCCCCGGGCTTGCAGAAGCCCAGCCGATCCTCCAGCAGCGCTGCAACGCGGACAGCCTGGATCCCGCACAAGCAGAGCGGCGCCTGGCCTGGGCCCGCCGCTGCGGCTTGCTGACACACGTTGGGAGCACAGGGAACTGGTTCGACACCTACGTCCCCTCGGCGAACAACGCGGGAACCTTGAAGGACTACGCCGAGGACAACATCAACTACAACGGGGCCGGCCAGAACACCTACACCGGCCAGAGTGACATCTTCGAAATCAACTCCTCGCTCGTCTCCAAGCTCTACCAGAGCGGCCCTACCTCGCAGTTCACGGATGGCGATGGGTTCTTCCGCTGGGAGCGCCCCCTGGCCCGCAAGAAGGCACGCCCACTCTACCCGACCTTCGGCAATATGGGCGACATCTACAACCCCAACAACAAGCAGCTGTTCCCCCACCCCAGCCAAGTGGTCGACGGCAGCCCGCTTAACTGCAACTTCTATCTCAACCAGGCCGGCACCCTCTCGGCGGCGGGCAATAACTTCTTCGTCAACGGCTACTGCGAGGCGTCGTGCTACACGCCCGAGCAGAAGATCCGCTTCCCCGAGGGAGATGTCGCCATCGTTGAAGCCGTCGCAGGCATGAAGAAGAACGTCGTGACGCTGACGCCGGAGTCCAGCCTCGACGCCATCGCGCTGCAGACGAACAAGACCTACAGCTACACGGCGGAGTTCCGCGACACCGAGCACCCGATCGTGAACCTGCTGATGGCCTCGGGTGGCAAGCTGACCGTGACGAAGGAGCACCCCCTCATCAACAGCGAGGGCCGCCTGGTCGCCGCGCAGACGGTCAAGGTGGGCGATGAGCTGGTCAAGGTGGACGGCTCGTTCGATCCGGTCGTGAGGGTGGAGCACACGACGCACTTCGGCAAGGTGTACAACCTGCGGCCGGACACCGACGACCGCGTCTCCAACATCCTGGTGGCGGAGGGCTACCTCGTGGGCTCGTCGCTCTTCCAGAACGACGAGGTCGGCTACGTCAACCGCATCATCCTCAACCGGCAGGTGGTGCCGGAATCGCTGATTCCGTGA